Genomic segment of Caproiciproducens sp. NJN-50:
TGCGTGGCTAGGAGAGCAGTTCATAGTTGACGCGGAGCACTTAAAAGAGGTTAAGCCAGAAGCATACCGGCATGAATACCTGGGCGAAGTAACCGGGACCGGCGCGGAAGTGTTTACAAACCTGACGCAACGCACGATTACCGACGAAGAAATCAAGAGGTTTGATAGGATTCATCGTGGCCTTGACTGGGGATATGCTTCGGACCCGTTCGCTTATGTGGCTTGCCAGTACGACAAGACGCGCAAGCGACTTTTTATTTTCGATGAAATATATCAGGTTAGATTAAGCAATGGCGCATCTGGAAAGCTCGTGAAGCAGCATAACCCATTGAATCAGGAAGTAACGGCAGATAGTGCCGAACCGAAAAGCATAGCGGATTACAGAGAAGCGGGAATTCGCATTCGCGGGGCAAAGAAAGGTCCAGACAGTGTTGACTATGGTGTCAAGTGGCTTTCGGATGAATTGGAAGAAATCATAATTGACCCGGACCGCTGCCCTAACACATGGCGTGAGTTTTACGGCTATGAGCTGGACCGGGACGCAAACGGGAATTTCAAGGCAGGGTATCCCGATAAAGATAACCATACGATAGATGCCGCACGGTACGCAATGGAAAGCGAAATGCATCGCGGCGGAACAACAATAGG
This window contains:
- a CDS encoding PBSX family phage terminase large subunit, with amino-acid sequence MISQNQVKLTDIIAPAFYPVHHDIKQGKHTYYKLDGGRGSTKSSFVSEEIISGMMRDAAQGKYTNAVAFRRYKENLHDSVYEQLIWAIDKLGVSGYWKDTISPLRLTYIPTGQQILFRGADKVKKSKSIKVSKGYIRYLWFEELDEFEGSEKIRSIQQSVVRGGEQFTVFYTYNPPKSQRNWVNDPVEFSMPDMLQHHSNYLTVPPAWLGEQFIVDAEHLKEVKPEAYRHEYLGEVTGTGAEVFTNLTQRTITDEEIKRFDRIHRGLDWGYASDPFAYVACQYDKTRKRLFIFDEIYQVRLSNGASGKLVKQHNPLNQEVTADSAEPKSIADYREAGIRIRGAKKGPDSVDYGVKWLSDELEEIIIDPDRCPNTWREFYGYELDRDANGNFKAGYPDKDNHTIDAARYAMESEMHRGGTTIGW